Part of the Cottoperca gobio unplaced genomic scaffold, fCotGob3.1 fCotGob3_25arrow_ctg1, whole genome shotgun sequence genome, tcaccctatctctaagggagacgccagccacccgtctgagaaaacccatttcggccgcttgtacccgtgatctcgttctttcggtcatgacccagccttcatgaccataggtgagggtaggaacgaagatcgaccggtatattgagagctttgccttctggctcagctctcttttcgtcacaacggtgcggtaaagtgactgtaataccgcccccgctgctccgattctccggccaatctctcgctccattgtcccctcactcgcgaacaagaccccgaggtacttgaactccttcacttggggtaatggctcattccctacccggagtaggcaatccaccggtttcctgctgagagccatggcctcagatttggaggtgctgatcctcatacccaaccgctgcacactcggctgcgaaccgatccagtgactgttgaaggtcacagaccgatgatgccataaggaccacatcatctgcaaagagcagcgatgagatcctcaggtcactgaactgcaacccctctcctccacgactacgtctcgatatcctatccatgaaaatcacaaacaggattggtgataaagcgcagccctggcggaggccaacattcacgggaaacgagtccgacttactgccgagtatccggacacaactctcgctttgggcgtacagggattggatggccctcaaaagtgaccccctcaccccatactcccgcagcacctcccacagtatcacccgggggacacggtcatacgccttctccagatccacaaaacacatgtagaccggatgggcgtactcccaggccccctccaggatccttgcaagagtaaagagttggtctgttgttccacgaccaggacggaatccgcattgttcctcttcaatcagaggttcgactaccggccgaaccctcctttccagtaccttggagtagactttaccagggaggctgagaagtgtgatacccctgtagttggcacacactctctggtccccctttttaaataggggaaccaccacccggtctgccaaccactaggcactgtcccagacttccacgcaatgttgacgaggcgtgtcaaccaagacagcccctcaacacccaaagtcttcagcatttctggacggatctcatcaacccctgcggctttgccactgtggagttgtttgactacctcagtgacttccatcagggaaattgacgatgatcccccatcagcttccagctctgcctcaaccatagagggcgtgttagtcggattcaggagttcctcaaagtgctccttccagcggccgataaccttctcagttgaagtcagcagggtcccacccttgctgtacacagcttggatggttcctcgctttcccctcctgaggtgccggatggttttccaaaagcaccttggtgccgaccgaaagtccttctccatagcttctccgaacttctcccacacccgctgctttgcctccgacacggcagaagctgccgcccttctagtccttcaataccctgcaactgtttccggagtcctcccggataacataacccggaaggactccttcagtcggacggcttccctgaccaccagggtccaccacggtgttcgagggttaccgccccttgaggcacctaagaccttgagaccacagctcatcaccgcagcttcagcaatagaggttttgaacatcgcccactcaggtggctgaaaagctccgccggaggtgtgagttaaagatccccaggacaggggcttcctccagacgttcccagttcacccgcactacccgtttgggtttaccaggtctgtccagagtcttcccccaccccttgatccaactcaccaccagatggtgatcagtcgacagctccgcccctctcttcacccgagtgtccgaaaaatgcggcctcagatcagatgatacgattacgaaatcgatcattgacctttggcctagggtgctctggtaccacgtgcacttatgagcatccttatgttcgaacctggtgtttgttatggccattccatgactagcacagaagtccaacaacaaacgaccgttcaggtttagatcagggaggcccttcctcccaatcacgcctctccaggtgtctccatcgtttcccacatgtgcgttgaagtctcccagcaagactacggagtcccctactggagccccctgcagggctccattcagggtctccaagaaggccgaatactcagaactgcggtttggggcataggcacaaacaacagtcagagttttcccccccataacccgaaggcgtagggaggcgaccctctcgtccaccaggataaactccaacgtagcggcgctcagccgggggctagtgagtatccccaccctgGCCTGACGCCTCataccttgggcaactccggagaagaatagagtccaacccctatccaggagtacggttccagagccaagactgtgcgtggagttaagccccaccagatccaactggtagcgatccacctcccgcactagttccggctccttcccccacagagaggtgacgttccacgtccccagagccagcctctgctgcccgggtctggtccgtcgaggtccctaaccatcactgccacccgtgtgacagcgcacccaaccccagcggtttttcccatgagtggtgggcccacaggatggatggatgggaggcaccacgtagcttcttcgggctgtgcccaaccgggctccgtggcaaacccggccaccaggcgctcgctgtcaggccctccctctgggcctggctccagacgggggccccgggcttcctccgggcagggtctctcctttcctttccctttctttcatgaagtcgtttttgaaatTGTTGaaattaactttaatttaatcaGAATGTGCTAGTAATGGAGAACAGCGAACAAATCATCCAGCAGGGTAGAATCTTAGCCTCTTAAagttttgacatttaaagcCAGAGTGAAGGTACTGAATGTTTCATATGAAACCAACCATGTCATGGCCATATTCACAGGGGTCCCTTGACCTCTCGCCTCAAGTTATGTGAATGAAAATGGGTAAAAACTTAACCATGCAggtttttttgcatgtgttatTTTTGCTTATtctaaaatattgtatttctgcATGGTGGGGTCCCTAAACAGTGTTAGAATTGGATACATTGAGTATGACTGGAAAGCTGATGTGGATTCAATAAGTCcaattatatttatgtgtgatgatgttggtCCCTTATAGCAGACATTTCATAGTATTCATTGAGACCATCTTTTGAAACTTGACCTCGCTGTTTGGAAGTGACATGttgtaaactaaactaaataaaattgttatttttaaagtttggaatattatttataatataaatctTACAGGATAAATGCACGGTGAAGacctgaacacaacactgcTATATTCTCAACCTTCCCCCTCCATTCTGCATTAGAAAAATATGCAATTTGTCAAAAAGAAGCCTATTAAGTATGTataattgttcaaataaaaaaagacaatacacataattatattaaaagttatttagaataataatattcaCAGAAATAGTCTGCTCAAAATTCATCCAAACCACTAATTTTACACAAACGTCATACAGTCATTGCCTTCTCTATTTGGGTTAATAGTTTATCAGCTGTTCTGTATTGTTATTGCTATggtataatataattattagagttattttaagatgcaaTGTGTAATTGCGAGCCACCTGCTCCCAAGAAATAGGTAGCAGTAATTCacactactgggtccatacaatctacatttacagtcatcagttattaaaaaagttatatttataaataatgtattatttatattgtgtattgtattgtattatatatatatatatatatatatatatatatatatattttagttctACTTCTAGTGTTAcgtatatttattgtgtattttcttaCTCCTATGCAAGCAATATTCACATATTTATCCATCTAACAGAGCTGGTCAAAATAACACAGCTGTCTGTCCTGTAATTTTCAGGTGTAGCGGCCTATAGTTTTCTACCTGAGcaatctgtgtgtttactgtggaaCTAACTGGGAGCTGTACGGTACGTGTAGACTCTGTATCAGCTAGAAACCTCAATCCAACTAGCTAAACATATACCTTTAAGATATTTAGTAGTTTGATAACATTTCCTTTGctaatgtttctttttcacttATTAGTGatctatttttaaattattttatataatttataatcaCGACATGATTTGAAGCGTAAGAACTTTTTGAAGACACACTTTAGTATGTCCGTTACGCTCAGATACATAATAAGTGGTGAAGGAGACCCAGCTAATGGCTAATGGCTAATGGCTTAGCAGCAACAGGAAGCCCACAACTCACTGAAGAGAGGGCACTCTCAGAAGACAATGCTTTTTACCACACCACAAGAAGCTCATTAGAGGTTGTTAGAGGTTAGAGGCACATTGTCTTCTGTGTTGTCCTGTTAGTTAGGAACTTTCATCATTCATCTCTTCACAACCAGCTTATAGATCCATTGTTGTCTGCCTTTGTATCATTGTATGAATATACATTGTTTGAAAAAGTAGCATTTCTTGATTGATTGCCAGGCATGTGTTTTAGGTTGCACAAGGTTGCTTTTCTTCATAAGTGGTTGAGTGAAATCAGTTTTAAGTGCTGCAGGAAATATACCTGACTAAAGAGAACAGTTAATAATGTCTAATACTAAAACTTAAAGTACtatacagttaaaaaaaagtttttaaaatgtggtaAGAAGCGGATCCAAGCAGCAGGTTGAGGACCTGACCTGCCCATAAATATTGTCTAGATTATTAGCCCCTGTTTTACACTTCTTAAGTGTCCATTTTCTCAATTGTTGTTGCAGGGTATGGGGAGATCTATCCTGTTACCTTGACTGGTAAGGTGGTGTGTGTCTTGTATGCCATGGTGGGCATCCCTCTCATGCTTCTGGTCACCCTCGATGTGGGAGACTTCCTTGCTATGCTTATGTCCAGAGCCTATGTGCGCATCCACACCTTCTGCAAAATCCTCCGCTCCCACACCTGGTCACCATGGAAGGCTCCGAAAAGGTCAGGGGTCTCGACCAACCTGGCCCTGGAGGAcggaacctttttttttagccATGACATTGTGGCCCGTGAACCCCTTGACATCCGGCAGGTACTGCACAGCCAGGCGGATGTACGACACAAGTCCATTCAGCtccaaaacaacaaagagaTCTTTGAGAAAATTCTCGCCCGGGAGAATTTACTTAGAAAGAGCCCACTGCTCAGGACCCTCTCCTGCCCAGAGCTAGACCGGCTGCCACCACCACCCAAAGGATATCTCATTTGGGACTTCACAGGGTTGGGGGATGGAATGGAAATGTTGGATGTACCCTTTGTTCTGATTCTTTTCATCGTATttgcctacattttatttggcgGTTTGATTCTGCCGTTGTGGGAAAATGAATTTAAGGGCTTTGATCCTTACTACTTCTGCTTCATCACACTCACTACTATTGGTTTTGGCGATATTGTACCCAATCACCCTAAGTACTTCATGCTTACCTCACTCTTCATCATTGTCGGCATGGCCATCATGTCCATGGCTTTCAAGCTAGGCCAAACAAGAATTGTAAGCTGCTACCGTCAATGCATCAAGTTCATCAGCAGGGGAAATGTGGAGACTTTCAAAAATGAACAGAAGGAATAAGTCAACAAGAGAATCGTTGCCTCATGTCCAAGTGTTGACCAAGCTCACAGTCCTGGTTTTGACTGAGGTCCAAAACAGCAGACTAAAATAACATGTACAGTGCATTCTTTGTGCTGGCTGTTTGGTTATAAGCatgagcaaaataaaaagtgtgcATGTGCCAAACACATACGTAGCCGAGTGAAGGAGGgtgatatttaaaatgattcccATCAAGAAGAGCTACACATTCTGCATATCTGGCTGCAGTATCTTGCCAAGGAATAATTATGAGTAATCTAGCAATTGTACTGGTTTAAAGCATTAAAGAGAATGGACAAAATAATGCGTCAGAACTCTAGGAAAATCGAATAAAATTCCTTTTAAATT contains:
- the kcnk18 gene encoding potassium channel subfamily K member 18; protein product: MSVAVRRGISAKAESRKCAARLWKLFPHLLLCLSLVAYAALGALMFEHIEGRSVFPTPQEYHLFLRQIVSTVQNQTQNASITHQDIVHEVETKMQKFKSIWLQRPDRWNFFGSLFFCCTVFTTVGYGEIYPVTLTGKVVCVLYAMVGIPLMLLVTLDVGDFLAMLMSRAYVRIHTFCKILRSHTWSPWKAPKRSGVSTNLALEDGTFFFSHDIVAREPLDIRQVLHSQADVRHKSIQLQNNKEIFEKILARENLLRKSPLLRTLSCPELDRLPPPPKGYLIWDFTGLGDGMEMLDVPFVLILFIVFAYILFGGLILPLWENEFKGFDPYYFCFITLTTIGFGDIVPNHPKYFMLTSLFIIVGMAIMSMAFKLGQTRIVSCYRQCIKFISRGNVETFKNEQKE